GGATAAGCAAATGTTTATTAGTATTTACATCAATCACAATTACAGAATCAGGCATAAATGCCTTTTCCTAAGAACTattgtgttacagtgtaattccCAAGCTTTTATAGAAAACCAAAGCGAAATGGGACAATAGTCCCACTAAAATTAACATCTGGTTATTTACACTATTTACATTCACACTCCTGTATGTACACGTTTACATACCACTTACAGTACATGGGCAATTGTTATTTTGTGCTTAAGGTAATTGCATTGTCATCCGCTCTACAgttaagaaacatttcaaaaacaagtaAAGAGCTTTGCTTATTCTTGCAGAGACTGAATGGACTAGTTCTTTGGACTCAGGTTTAACATAACCTGAGCTGAACTAATCTCTAAAAGAAAGATCACACGATTAAACGAAGTAGTCCAGAACAAGGCTTACGTTGAGATGGACAGCCCAGCTGTAAAAGTACCAGAATCACCCTGTTAAAAATGCGCCTCCAGTAGTTAATCTCAACTGTGCCTGCTGTGTAAACAAACTAATGGTAAAGGAGGCTTCTAAAGCGCTAAGTGAGTTTTTAAAGGTTCTATGGTCCATAGAGGTAAAGGAAGATCACACACACCAGGAAACCACCCCAAAATGCCATAATGTCATAGCTCTACCCCTCTCTACCGAATGTCACCCTCAGCTTGCAAACTGTTGATAAAATGCCAGCTTGACCCTTTCAATGTGATGGCACAGCTTAATGGCAGGGCCGAGCTTCAGGTCCATACACTCTTGCACGGTGGGAAGATTTAACAGAAGCAGGGCCTGACCGTCAATCtcctgtaaaaaaaagtgtgaGTTTTAACAAATGGATCGATGTGAATGTAATGGAGTTGTGTGTAGGGTGCATTTAATTACTTGATCCACGAAGATGCGCGCCAGCGGAGCACAATCGGTGGTCCTGATAAAGCTTACGACGTCAGTGACGCTCCACTCCAGCGGACTGCTGTCTAAGCAAAGCTTCTGAGGAACTTCAACACGCGGACTCTTCAGAAGAAACGTTGAAAAACAGTCAGAAAACTTAAAACCACTATAACAGTAATGGAGTTTCAGTGTCATGTATCTAAACAAAGCTATTTTAACcccaaaattacaattttattattgattcactctccaaacctgtatgacacaaaagaagatattttgaagaatgttggtaaccaaacaacactggcccccattgacttacattgtcaATGAGTaagatacaggttttgaataacacaAGGGTCAATAACTGACGACagaatttgtatgttttagtgaACGGTGCTCACTTTAAGTATAGGTTTAGAAACACTACCTTGGGTGAAGGAGGCCTGTTTTCATCATCTGAGCAGGAAGGCGAGCGAGCCTTGCGACGTCTACGTGAAGGACGAGGGGTTTCGGGAGGAGAGGGGGATGGGGTGGGGGGCTGTGACTTCTTCTCTGAGTATTCAGAATCATCCATCAGCTCGTCCTGCATCTCAGAGCCTGTGTCTTCACTCAGAGAGTCATCGTCATCCAGGTCTTCCTCATCACCACTGCCCTGTAAGACCAAACAACACCCAGTCTTTTTAGTACATTTCACAATACATGAAAACCAGGTTCACTGCTTGCAATATCTCATATTTACACCGGCTCTGACAGCACGTCAACTCCAGATTGTATACTTCACATTCTAATGACCATTAAAGCAGATGGATGAAGCAGTCATACTCTCAGTCTGAACAGGTTTTGTTGAGTTACCTGAGGGGAGCCTACAGGAGTATTGTCGACTGAGGCAGAAGAACGTCTCTTTTTGTGGACGAAAAGCTGCTTCCTTCTCTTCCTCCTCCTGCCTCGTCTCTTTACACCCCCTTCCAGGTTCGAGTGTCCTCCAGGAGGTCGGCCCACACGCCTGCTCTTCTTCTTCCCATAGTAGTACGCTAGAGAACAGGGTCAGTTAGATTCACAGAGCAACTTTAACAACAAGTAGAGCCAAACAAGTacacaaaaagtgaaaattacTCACTGTATTTAGTTTTGGTGAGCACCGAGCAGTTTTCCGAGCAGCGGTCCAGAACCATACGTGGACCGAACAGGTTGGGACAGCACTCTAGTTTAATGCAGGTCTTCCGACAAAAGTCAGCCACCTGGTCTGCTGTGCGAACGATCGCTACTGTCGCCCTGTAGCTTTTTCCTTTATACCTGTGAAACACACAGACTAGTTAGGAAAGCAACAGCCAACtatttgtaatataattatatCATAAATGACATACTGTAAGTATAAGGAATATACTTACTTGGCTTTAAGTGTCTCTCCGTGACCCTGCCAACGGCCCTCCTGGTCCAGCTGCAGTTCTCTCAACACTCGACTGGGCTTATAGGCAGAATTTATGAGCAGCGTCAGCACCTGTACATGCGACAGGTCACCAGCATAACATGAGATGAGCTAATAAGCCTTTAAATAGCACACATAACATTTTCCTTATTTATAGAAAGTAAAATTAGTAATGTGTAATGCATAACCTACCTCTTTCAGTACCAGAACACAGTTCCCGGGTCCCACACACTGGGGTAACTCTGCAATACGGCCCTTATTGAGGTAAGGCCCTGAGAAGCAGCGATGGTTAAAATAGATCTTAGGGCAGCAGTATTTGCCATTTGTCTGGCCAGCTGAAACAAGATCAGAATAGTAACAAGTTAGTGTGTCAGGATTTCACATgaccatgttttttattaactcCTGTATGTTTCAGAGCTCACCTATCTCAGCCTGACTGTTGTTCAGCTGTTGTTTGGCTGTATCAGGTGAGGAGTCTTTAGACGGGACTCGACTGtaataaaagaaatgaatgaGTATCTGTCTATAAACAAAACTGTAAACTCagaccaggggcccgtttcagaaaggaggtttagtgaaaactctgagtatattaaccctgaaatgatggaaactctgggttttccgtttcagaatttgatgtatgtcaaacccgagaaagcggggtaactcaagcccgtttctaaaggagaggtaacttatactcagatTCAGtcaccatagtaacttactctgtgaacctaacctggtcgggagcaggttttctttggtaaacccagagtttatttctatCTCCTCCCCTTTTAAAGCACAAGTGGTgttaactcattcattcattcattaatacagtcattcatggcacacattttgatcacatagagaccatctcagtgacttatatgtcatatgtgcttttatagaggattcatgaagaggctgcattaattcattggaatgtactttgatttcaggagagcaatttaggatccgagtggaattttgtcatttccctgtgcatttttattaaaactgtaccgtttttctttacagtgaagtaGATATATCATAATATATCTCAatcatccttacatcaataacatcagacACCGTaggtgtattacatcagagcgtaattttctatggacgatgagaacttggacttaataaagtgtataaataaagtgcatgaataaagaaatgaataaatacagacataaatgcagaaatgaagcgataaaggtaataaacaattaattttgacgtgcagccattccaactgaaatctgctcagagcagggttcgaaccggcTATCAGTTTAATCTTGCACGAGAGTCTTAcaccctacaggtgtcctatacaccatgacgtctcatttgcataactagagcactcatgccgagtgagaacatacaatatttttttactatttctgttttatcactcatttaatgattaatttatttgtttattggtacatttatcaatttattaaattaaacttaagtcattttcaggacatcattAAATCCACTGcatgcagagcggaaagtgtgcctcactctcaagtgctttctgtcgccatgttgctttttttggtgccgttgccatggtgaatcgtaatatcggagctccattgatgatggcttctTATAGTCATGGTGCACGCtcttaacccagggtaagcctacccagagtaaactgaactaactcaaatcagctgttctgaaaccaaaaactccaagtttctaatttctaagtaaaccaactctgagttcaaggtttaacctagagttggttgaacctccttattgaaacaggcccctgTTTGTGTCTTACTGTTACTTACTGTTTCTCTGGCTGTACGACTGCCACCTTTCTCTGTTTCTCCACTGCAGGAAAAGAACAATTACATGGGTTGAGGTGTGTCATGTTTTTGAAGGTCAACAGTCAACTCAAATAGTACCCACTTTATCAAGTTAACCCCTGGTTATTGCACATTTCCGGTCACACATTATACATAAATGGCAAAACAGTGACACTTTAAATCCAACGCTTTTGTACGGCACTTGTCAAAACTGGCTGACAAGTCAAGTGACAGCTGTAGGAGTATTACAAGTGCATTTTGCTTTACTTTTCCTAGTTGCATGATGCTTATTCTCTTAGCTGCATGTTACGTTTAAAGTGTAACACCCCGTTCAGACTGCCAGTGACACCCAGCCACAATTTGACACTTTACtcattacacagagggaagggCAGTAGCACACagacatgccaaatataaaaaaattaatggattacaatgtgaactgttattattgtgtacataaagataaaaattcagcttgtcctgtagatggtctgtCGTTAAAcgagcaaaagtggattcggacacgccccgagtgcacctgcgccgtgcgcttaagaccatgcgcttagatcgttaaaatagggcccttaGTGGTTTCTGTAAAACCGATGTGGCTTGAAAGTATGATTTGTGTAAtgaccatagactgtataaaacaggTAACgactaatatattttaagaaatggaaTCGGATCACTTTCTCTCTTGCCCCGCCCACTCCCCACTCTTTTTCTCACAGCGTTCATGCCTTTTAcaggcatttttcaaaatgacaGTGAGGTAGAATTTAGCAGATCGCTGCTACCACCGATCTGGatgagctcacagagactgtaacatcatacatcagtttctgtgaggatttgtgcattcctactaggacttccttaaaatacaacaatgataaaccatggttctcagcaaaactcagattcgccaagccaaggaggatgcctacagaaaaggggacaaagtcttgtacaggCAGGCTAgaaacacattgacaaaggagatcagagtggctaagagaaactactctaaaaagttggaaaaccggttttcagccaacgaccctgcatctgtgtggaaaggccttaaagacatcactaactacaagccaccatcccccaattttgcaggcaatcaacacctggtcaatgatctgaatgacttttactgcagatttgaaaatgctaactttacacctcacaccaactctgacattctctctacacaacacctatcaccttcagtcaccccacctcctgcacttcagatcagtgaagaggatgtgtgccgagtctttaggaaacaaaagacaagaaaagcaccaggcccagatggtatctccccagcctgtcttaaaagctgtgctattcaactggccttcatcttctctcagatcttcaacagatcactggagctgtgcacagttccttcctgtttcaagcgctccaccataatccccatcccaaagaaaccccaaatcacaggactgaatgactacagacccgtcgctctcacatctgtggtcatgaagtcattcgagagactggtactggcctatctgaaggacatcacagaacccttactggaccccctgcagtttgtctacagagcaaacaggtctgttgaggatgcagttaacatggggctgcattttgtcctgatacatctggatagaccagggacttatgtgaggatcctgtttgtggacttcagctccgctttcaacaccatcatcccatcactgctccagacaaagttaacccagctatctgttcctggctctatctgtcagtggatcaccagctttctgacagacaggcagcagttagtgagaatggggaaactcacatccagtaCCCGCACAATGGAgtgctcagaaaatcaccctggacctctcacatccaagccatcatctcttcacaatgctgccgtctggtcggcgctacagagcactgagcaccaaaacaaccagacacaaaaacagcttcttccctcaggccatctacctcttgaacagttaaatgttctttacccaccgtgcaattaataactgtgcaataataattaagtgcaatattaattatatcctccagataatacactatctattttttatacaactttttctgtcaattatatttcattctgctgtatatagcacatacctttgTGACACTCCCGTTCGTCCCTAGTCTTGTTTTCCCCTGTTTTGCCCCAAGGATGTCCTTTTCTCACGCTCCCTCACGAGTCCCTCATTGacttttgcacctgcacccCATCATCTAGTTCATCCCCATCACCTGTTAAGCCCTTGTTATCTGTTCTATTTAAGTTCTCCCCTTAGTTCAGTTCATTGTTGGTTATTAATGTAATCTTGCTTGGTTCATGGTTTGAGCTTGTGGATTACCCCTTGTTCCGtggatgttttgtttattggaTTACCCTGTTTTGTTCCTGTTCACACCTTTTTATTAAACCTTTTTTACTCACCATCCGTTCCGTGTCACCATCATCTGTGGACTGTTAcaaccttgtactacaatagtctattcttattttttacttgtacatatttacatacacacatagctttactctctatatctttatcttatgtttattgtattgtatctcttaatttttttatacccataggcccttatttaaaccATCTGTGtattgtattctattgtgttatggtctctgtgtactgttgttgttgtttctatgtactggatgctcctgtcaccaaacaaattccttgtatgtgcaaacatacttggcaataaagctctttctgattttgATTCTGATACTTGACCCTTTAAGGTTTGTGCCACAGCTGCTCTAAACTAAACAGTATTGGTGATTATCAAAATTACTTTTAAGTTTCTGTAATGATTCATCCACCAGTATGTTTAAGATCTTTAGTCACTGTAGTATTTCTAATGCTTCTTATTTCTAATTTtctaatgctaaaatataattattgctattatccattaattttttaattttcagtTGAATTTATAAGAAAAGCAGAAAATAGGAGATATATCCAGCTGCAGGCCCGCAGCCACTCATTTCAAGACACACGATCCAGACCACCAGTCTCAGGGTGGAAGGGGCGGGCCACGCATTTTCGGACAAACCCATTAACAGCATGGCGGAGAGCAGGGTGAGTTCTGTCcagtttatgttgttaaaaattaatatatatattaagttatgtgtttatgtgcaaCTATTATGTGCACGTCTTTCACATGTTATAATTGAAGTTTAAAATCATTGTAGTATTCAatcgttttgtgttttatttctgccCCTTTTGCACAGCATTGGCAGTGGATGAAGAGGAGAAGGAAATTGCCCTCAATGTCTCATGGAACACCTAGAAGGTTCCAGGGAGccctttacatttttgttttttcattccAGGAAGACATgagtatttttgtgtaaaacacATGATAAATGGGACTGAAAGTTACTGAAACTCTTTCTAAAAGTTAAGAGtcttcattatttgtttattatttctgttgcaATTATGCATATACTATACatctattaaaatgttaaaaatatgttctgtttgagtgtgttttgttgaaatgtttgttCATATAAGAAATGAAAGactttattttctatttatttgaattctgaaaaataatgtatatttgACGTTAAAAGTCTACACTTTGTCCCAAAGTGTTTGTTACAAACTGAACATATATTGATTATTTAGATATTAATTATGAACATCAAGTAATAATTAGAattctgaaaaataatgtatatttgACATTGAATGTCTACATGTTGTCCAAAAGTATTTGTTTCAAAATGAACAGATATTGATTATGTCGATATTATGAACACTAagtaaatattatattgagtaaaatagaaagcacTATGCAAATAATAACTACTActaataactaaaaaatgtaGGTTATGCATTTTCTAGAGTTTTCAGATATTGTACAAGTCACCAAAATCTATGCGAATATAAGAACATAAGCTACAAAAACTGTTGGTAACACGCGCTAAACCATTTATGGTTCCGGCCTGAGACTGGTTGTCTGGATCGTGTGGCCTGAAACGCGTGGTGCTGCCAGCCCGCCCCTTCCGCCCTGAGACTCGTGGATCGTGTGTCTTAAAATGAGTTGCCTGCAGCTGGATACTATTGGAAAATAGTAAAGCACTTTATTATTATGCACAATTATAGTTATTTACTTGCCCTCCTTAAtagaaaaataagttttaatgGTTGAATGTTATGCTTGATTCATTTCTGACTTCTGACAGAAGTTGAACGTGCCGGCTCAAATTTTggtatagactgtttcatcgtctgtgtttggttataataaaacaatttattttatatttcatttatagttatattaatataaattttcaataatcatttattgtatattaattatattcaattatattaaattcaattaaaactactgGACAGTTATTGACTctgtggaggtctaccggaagttaagtttgggccatataacgcttgtttatgttgttggcgctgaaactgtctataaaaacatgaataaaaactaTTTGGTTGGTTCAGTTCAGTTccaaaatatttgtgttttctctttattatgAAAGCTGGTCTAAAACATTTGTTAAGCACTGTATAGAAAAAGGAACAAGGTTGAACAATGTTAAGCTATAGGAACAAGGttaaacataaacacataaaagacAGAGTGAGCTCTTTCCACTGACCTCTGGGCTTGCTGGGGTACTGAAGAGGGTAGCCATTTGTTTCACTCCAGCTCACTGGGAAAACATCCATAGAGTCTGTGTGAACTATGATCTCTGGGATGGGCTGCTTTGAACCTGAGCAAAGACAGAAAAAGTTTACGCTCATTATAGGTGATAAGTCTATTAGTAGTCTCAGTATTTTTATCAGAGATCTTCCTCTGACAGACATTACATAATCATTTGTGTTCATCTAGAGCTGTCATGCTGAAATAAGATAAGAGTGTTGATGTCACACCTTCTAAACGTAGCCACAcgtgttgacctttgaccttggtAACAGTTGCTACGTGAATGTTTTCAGGGCACAGGGGGTTGACGGCCTCCAGCATCATAGACTCTTTAATGCACTGATCAGACGGGTCCTGAAAAGCAATTAAAATGCAAAGACATGTCAAGCTTCAAAACCCATgaataagttaataaaaaagatGTTTACATTCTGCAGTATGTAGCCTGTTGTGAGTTAAGAACTGTTACATGACCAACACCAGGGCTGTAAAAAACCTCATAAACGATTTATTATTTCAGTTCGTAAGTAATATTAAGGTCAtgagtttatatatttattagtgATGTAATGTTACAGTCAGCTCATGGGTTGACAACACAATAGTGTCACAATATTTTcaagaacattttaaaaatgaaactgtaaTCTAAATGACAGACTTGTTTCCAAAAcaattttcaatattttttgttgtacatTAACTTGTTAAAGAATTAACAACAGACCTGAAGGTTTAATTGATCCTTCTTGTAGGCAATTTAGAAATTTAAACTGCATTAAAACTGAATCGTTCTGTCACTAAAAAACAATgtcatacatttaaaattaaaaaaggaaTTAGGAAAGCTAAACCCCCAGACAGAACTTCTTAAGGAagatgttatattttatatattacatttttttaaatcagcatataatacatttattctTTTGCATCATAATAtcgcctttgtgtgtgtgttttttttgtgatcTGTGTTTttgattgtattgtattgtgatatgtacatactgtatgtaatgttgcatatgcaccCTCCTGTGAAAATGAATTTCTCCTTGAGGACAAATAAATTATCTATCCaattatctatctatctataccATAACACCGCTAACATTCACATATGTAGAACAGAAACTCACAGGTGGGAAACAGTGCTGGGGGGCAGCTTCAGCCTCACACTGCTTAAGATAGTCTGCCCAGTCAAAATCCTGACCTTGGAAccctataaacacacacacgtccaTGAGTGCATTCTTCCTAATATACATATAGATTACAAATTAACTAAAACACCACACGAAAAAGAGCTAAATTGTGGAGTAAAACCCAATTACATATTCTGCTCTTATTTCATAAACATGTAATTAATGTTGATTGCACACTAACATATAAAAGTGCTATTTGTCACATCTCTTTAAAGctttaaagcaaacaaacagatcaaacagaaaaatatttcaGCCTAGATTTCTCATGCAGATAAAATTATGACAGTCAAAAATTCAAAAGACATACAGCTGTTAAACTAGAGAGGGATCAATAATGGCATCAAGGTACTCATCATGTCTAATGACAGCTCTGTCGGCCACTATAACACCCGAGAAGTGAGGAATTTTTATCACATTCTGTAGTGAAAGCAATGTTCTCTAATCTTTCCATATTACAGGGTGATAATGCGCAATGCCAGACTATATCAGAGTGGTTTCATGGTTCCAGTCTGAAGTGAAATGCTTTTGGTGGTCTATCCAAATCCCAGATCTCAATTAATAAACCACTATAAAAGTTTACAGGgatgtaaaatatatttctttctaAGGAAAAAGCAGAAGGACCTGCAGAACGGCATTCTAAAAAGATGTTTAGAAAGCAAAATGTTCGACTTACTAAGATCTTAATACATTGTTCGGCATTTCAGTTATTTTATTGTCCCGCTGTATATAATGATTGAAAGAGGTCACACACCTGGAGGAGGGCTGAGCTTTACTACGTTTTTTAGACACCACTGTGTTGGGAAGATTCCAGGACTGTATCTATGACAGAGAAAAGCATGTCCACCCCCGTCTTTCTGTGCCTCTTCTCTCATGTCATCCATCAGCACCAGAAAGAACTGATCATTAAAcacctgtcacacacacacacacacacacaggttaaTGAGCACAGGCTGCACAGCTACGAAAACAAAGCGACAGGTCTAAAACTGGCTTTCCTGTTCCTGTGTTCAGTTACTGAAAGCATGTTTACGTACACCCTCCCTTTGAAGTTGAATCACACGTGGCCTGTTTTTGTAAACCAACATTACCAAGTTGTGATTGACAGAACACAAAGTGGAAAAGAAAATGAAGCCAAAGGCTGATCAGCCTCACAGGCTCATAAGGGTAGGGGGCTTGTCAGCCTGTCAGGCAATAAGTAGGGTACCTTCCTCCAATGGGAATAGCTTCTTTTAAAGGAGTAATTCACTATAACATTAAAAtatcatgataattcactcaacCACATATAAAACAagccgtccgtgtgtttatttcttctacTAGAGAGAAATGCGAGGCGCCCGACATGCATAAGCAGTGCGC
This portion of the Triplophysa rosa linkage group LG20, Trosa_1v2, whole genome shotgun sequence genome encodes:
- the sfmbt1 gene encoding scm-like with four MBT domains protein 1 isoform X2, with product MVATICPLSGLYHKIQCVREKHQDWETLLEKALNESCSVPANLLEGAQRGCNPIDLLSPGLSVELVDRQDAGVVWSAVIEDNIGGRLRLRYAGTEGLPDTHSITWVFYLDPLLHLPGWAQEHNCTLRPPAALLPLRTEAEWEEVKKTISSQEQDSSISDEFYKDRPAITPHCFIEAMKLEAVDPAAPFTISPATVTKVFNDQFFLVLMDDMREEAQKDGGGHAFLCHRYSPGIFPTQWCLKNVVKLSPPPGFQGQDFDWADYLKQCEAEAAPQHCFPPDPSDQCIKESMMLEAVNPLCPENIHVATVTKVKGQHVWLRLEGSKQPIPEIIVHTDSMDVFPVSWSETNGYPLQYPSKPRVEKQRKVAVVQPEKHRVPSKDSSPDTAKQQLNNSQAEIAGQTNGKYCCPKIYFNHRCFSGPYLNKGRIAELPQCVGPGNCVLVLKEVLTLLINSAYKPSRVLRELQLDQEGRWQGHGETLKAKYKGKSYRATVAIVRTADQVADFCRKTCIKLECCPNLFGPRMVLDRCSENCSVLTKTKYTYYYGKKKSRRVGRPPGGHSNLEGGVKRRGRRRKRRKQLFVHKKRRSSASVDNTPVGSPQGSGDEEDLDDDDSLSEDTGSEMQDELMDDSEYSEKKSQPPTPSPSPPETPRPSRRRRKARSPSCSDDENRPPSPKSPRVEVPQKLCLDSSPLEWSVTDVVSFIRTTDCAPLARIFVDQEIDGQALLLLNLPTVQECMDLKLGPAIKLCHHIERVKLAFYQQFAS
- the sfmbt1 gene encoding scm-like with four MBT domains protein 1 isoform X1, whose product is MSLEALESDADSGQDALEFNWDDHLEETGALSVPHHVFKHVDQGLQTGLAPGMKLEVCVRTESEATYWVATIITTCGQLLLLRYEGHQDDRRADFWCDIMTADLHPIGWSRQQGRPIRPPVGVREKHQDWETLLEKALNESCSVPANLLEGAQRGCNPIDLLSPGLSVELVDRQDAGVVWSAVIEDNIGGRLRLRYAGTEGLPDTHSITWVFYLDPLLHLPGWAQEHNCTLRPPAALLPLRTEAEWEEVKKTISSQEQDSSISDEFYKDRPAITPHCFIEAMKLEAVDPAAPFTISPATVTKVFNDQFFLVLMDDMREEAQKDGGGHAFLCHRYSPGIFPTQWCLKNVVKLSPPPGFQGQDFDWADYLKQCEAEAAPQHCFPPDPSDQCIKESMMLEAVNPLCPENIHVATVTKVKGQHVWLRLEGSKQPIPEIIVHTDSMDVFPVSWSETNGYPLQYPSKPRVEKQRKVAVVQPEKHRVPSKDSSPDTAKQQLNNSQAEIAGQTNGKYCCPKIYFNHRCFSGPYLNKGRIAELPQCVGPGNCVLVLKEVLTLLINSAYKPSRVLRELQLDQEGRWQGHGETLKAKYKGKSYRATVAIVRTADQVADFCRKTCIKLECCPNLFGPRMVLDRCSENCSVLTKTKYTYYYGKKKSRRVGRPPGGHSNLEGGVKRRGRRRKRRKQLFVHKKRRSSASVDNTPVGSPQGSGDEEDLDDDDSLSEDTGSEMQDELMDDSEYSEKKSQPPTPSPSPPETPRPSRRRRKARSPSCSDDENRPPSPKSPRVEVPQKLCLDSSPLEWSVTDVVSFIRTTDCAPLARIFVDQEIDGQALLLLNLPTVQECMDLKLGPAIKLCHHIERVKLAFYQQFAS